Proteins from a single region of Argopecten irradians isolate NY chromosome 7, Ai_NY, whole genome shotgun sequence:
- the LOC138327123 gene encoding E3 SUMO-protein ligase ZBED1-like, whose translation MIQETVTKCLQKADFVALTTYAWTSRATQNYNTITVHFLDNWELKSFMLQTRVMYESHTAEHLSELLINAVNEWNLKRHDQMPSLTTDNAKNIINAEQLAGFQPHIGCITHTINLATQRGLKVPQLDRLLGRIRRVVTYFHKSNIAMAILNTKQTLLELPHLKLIMDVSTRWNSTFNMLECFLEQQPAIEATLLNKDLKKNFKDVYTMSGDDISTAKYRSLLSLQKSPTVSLIHPLKEMLLQQLRVIQNDDGNVVTAAKEAMIKDLEQRYSDHTMKLFLHESFCIDPRFKGMPYLDDAAKEEVYKSLAQKTEHVVKTIQMISKIKTEKMGDDEQPNLDPTPPLPSMSVSSTSALTCTKASDANPDDSATPCKNQNQHCTICLERFL comes from the exons ATGATACAAGAAACAGTAACCAAATGTTTGCAGAAAGCTGACTTTGTGGCCCTTACCACCTATGCCTGGACATCAAGAGCAACCCAGAATTATAACACTATTACAGTGCATTTCCTTGACAACTGGGAACTTAAATCATTTATGCTGCAGACGAGGGTAATGTATGAAAGCCATACAGCAGAGCATTTATCAGAGCTGTTGATTAATGCTGTAAATGAATGGAACTTGAAACGGCATGATCAGATGCCTTCTCTCACTACTGATAATGCCAAGAATATTATCAATGCTGAACAACTTGCTGGGTTTCAGCCACACATTGGATGCATTACCCACACCATAAATTTGGCCACACAACGGGGATTGAAAGTTCCTCAGCTAGACAGGCTCCTGGGAAGGATTCGACGAGTTGtgacttattttcataaaagtaACATAGCAATGGCTATTCTAAACACCAAACAAACCTTGCTGGAGCTGCCGCACCTTAAACTGATCATGGATGTTTCCACGCGATGGAACTCAACCTTTAACATGTTGGAGTGCTTCCTAGAACAACAGCCAGCGATAGAAGCTACCCTGCTGAACAAGGACTTGAAGAAAAACTTCAAAGATGTGTACACAATGTCTGGAGATGACATATCAACAgcaaaatacagatccttattatcactac AGAAATCACCAACAGTTTCATTAATTCATCCCCTTAAGGAAATGCTGCTCCAACAACTAAGGGTTATCCAGAATGACGATGGAAACGTTGTTACTGCAGCAAAAGAGGCCATGATAAAGGACTTGGAACAAAG GTATAGCGACCATACCATGAAGCTGTTTCTACATGAAAGTTTCTGCATAGATCCAAGGTTTAAAGGCATGCCCTACCTGGATGATGCAGCAAAAGAGGAAGTGTACAAATCCTTGGCACAGAAAACTGAACACGTTGTCAAAACGATTCAGATGATTTCTAAG ATCAAGACTGAGAAAATGGGTGATGATGAGCAGCCCAATCTTGATCCCACACCTCCTCTTCCGAGTATGTCAGTTTCATCAACCTCAGCTCTTACCTGTACAAAGGCTTCAGATGCTAATCCGGACGACAGTGCGACTCCttgtaaaaatcaaaatcagCACTGCACGATCTGTTTGGAGAGGTTTTTGTGA